From a single Nicotiana tomentosiformis chromosome 2, ASM39032v3, whole genome shotgun sequence genomic region:
- the LOC138904297 gene encoding uncharacterized protein has translation MAYFGEIFMGIASEWFTDQDASHWQVWDGMARAFMKKFQYNINIATDLNSLSNMKRKPTESFMEYAIKWREQAARVKPPMDEHELIIVFLQAQEPDYFQNMMFVMGKSFSNAIKIGEMIENGLKTGKIISQVVLKATSQVVQIESGNICDADEKDEEP, from the coding sequence ATGGCTTATTTTGGAGAAATTTTTATGGGGATAGCCTCTGAATGGTTTACTGATCAAGACGCCTCTCACTGGCAAGTCTGGGATGGCATGGCCCGGGCCTTTATGAAAAAGTTCCAATACAACATCAACATTGCCACAGACCTTAATTCCCTTTCAAATATGAAGAGGAAACCAACTGAAAGCTTCATGGAGTATGCCATTAAatggagggagcaagcagctagagttaagccaccaaTGGATGAACACGAGTTGATAATTGTCTTTCTTCAGGCTCAGGAGccagattattttcaaaacatgatgttCGTAATGGGAAAATCCTTCTCGAATGCAATCAAAATTGGAGAAATGATTGAGAATGGCCTCAAGACAGGCAAAATTATAAGTCAAGTAGTTCTCAAAGCCACAAGTCAGGTTGTACAGATTGAATCTGGTAATATTTGTGACGCAGATGAGAAGGATGAAGAACCATGA